A single window of Ptychodera flava strain L36383 chromosome 3 unlocalized genomic scaffold, AS_Pfla_20210202 Scaffold_25__1_contigs__length_14229661_pilon, whole genome shotgun sequence DNA harbors:
- the LOC139125176 gene encoding contactin-6-like has product MRQFDFRDQNDYVEVGAGSVINDNSVIKYIASNHDTPPYVEVKSDTAWVLFHTDGFKVGQGFNITFTADLQSPIIPLVTKDRDPVIEGDDVTLTCSSSGIPPPVYTWYHNGEALDSHGRIHRIHGIDAADSGIYICNVTNKEDTRATSIHFNVSNLHSPSIPVVTIDRDPVIEGDDVTLTCSSSGIPPPVYTWYHNGEALNNHGKIHRIHGIDSADSGIYSCHVTNRKDTRATSIHFNVLNLQSPSIPVVTKDKDPVIEGDDVTLTCSSSGIPPPVYTWYHNGEALDSHGRIHKIHGINAADSGMYICHVTNREDTRSSSIYIDVLTPPSKIKNTTVSSVTDSLITVSWIPGYDGGSQQVFSIEYRKTSLHYSNGTEDDIHRTVNWSRTTTTNLTTHTLTGLQPSTSYILHVVSINVVGETKSDSIQVTTAGEPTKAISAIKLIILISLSVVACAAVSLIIAILWNATRRRRQPSDIQAVSNKGKQYAFASILFAPEDRGEY; this is encoded by the exons ATGAGACAGTTTGACTTCAGAGACCAAAATGACTACGTTGAAGTTGGCGCTGGCTCTGTCATAAATGACAATTCAGTAATAAAGTACATTGCATCTAATCATGACACTCCACCGTACGTTGAAGTCAAATCAGACACCGCCTGGGTTTTATTCCACACTGATGGCTTCAAAGTAGGTCAGGGTTTCAACATAACCTTTACTGCCG ATCTACAATCTCCAATCATCCCTTTGGTAACAAAAGACAGAGACCCAGTAATAGAAGGTGATGACGTCACCCTCACCTGTTCGTCAAGTGGAATTCCACCACCAGTTTACACCTGGTATCACAATGGAGAAGCGTTGGATAGCCATGGAAGAATACACAGAATCCATGGAATTGATGCTGCCGATTCTGGGATATACATatgcaatgttacaaataaagaaGATACACGTGCGACATCTATCCACTTTAATGTCTCAA ACCTACATTCCCCAAGCATTCCTGTGGTAACAATAGACAGAGACCCAGTAATAGAAGGTGATGACGTCACCCTCACCTGTTCGTCAAGTGGAATTCCACCGCCCGTTTACACCTGGTATCACAATGGAGAAgcattaaacaaccatggaaaAATACACAGAATCCACGGAATTGATTCTGCCGATTCTGGGATATACTCATGCCATGTTACAAATAGAAAAGATACACGTGCGACATCCATCCACTTTAATGTCTTGA ACCTACAATCCCCAAGCATTCCTGTGGTAACAAAAGACAAAGACCCAGTAATAGAAGGTGATGACGTCACCCTCACCTGTTCATCAAGTGGAATTCCACCACCAGTTTACACCTGGTATCACAATGGAGAAGCGTTGGATAGCCATGGAAGAATACACAAAATTCATGGAATTAATGCTGCCGATTCCGGAATGTACATATGCCATGTTACAAATAGAGAAGATACACGTTCGTCATCCATCTACATTGACGTCTTGA CACCTCCCTCCAAAATCaaaaataccacagtttctTCTGTGACTGACAGTTTGATAACTGTGTCGTGGATACCCGGTTATGACGGTGGTAGCCAGCAAGTATTCTCCATTGAATATCGAAAGACCTCCCTTCACTATTCGAATGGTACTGAAGACGACATTCACCGTACCGTGAATTGGTCGAGAACGACCACTACGAACCTGACGACGCACACATTAACGGGATTACAGCCATCGACGAGTTATATTTTGCATGTCGTCAGCATAAACGTTGTAGGGGAAACCAAGAGTGACAGCATCCAAGTTACAACTGCAG GTGAACCGACAAAGGCTATAAGTGCGATTAAATTGATAATACTGATTTCTCTGTCAGTTGTGGCCTGTGCAGCTGTGAGTCTCATTATCGCCATACTTTGGAACGCTACAAGACGACGTCGACAACCCAGTGACATCCAGGCAGTAAGCAATAAAGGTAAACAATATGCATTTGCCTCGATACTGTTTGCCCCCGAGGACCGCGGTGAATATTAA